A section of the Rhizomicrobium sp. genome encodes:
- a CDS encoding DUF2336 domain-containing protein encodes MGRLAQLAVNPQGTSREEIYLAVASLYRIQGTGLNERERALMHEILRRLTRDVEMAIRIALAERLADDTTAPHDLILLLADDKIEVARPLLLRSPLLTDADVLRLLAAASEAHYEAVAARAHIGEPVTELLARSEAEPVLVALVRNATAKISTLAFETLVEKSRRLESLHEPLTHRPDLPPVLAARMCEWVADALKTYIVANYRIAPERLSTALTQAETVVTSEPAAPRTPPAESAQKLIDKLASSGQLKAGFLLRVLHQGQSDLFDLALAKLVNMPLAELRHKFYDGGPRAVALACRGVGIDRCVFNTVFNLSRQARNLRAALSPADLAEVERVFATTTKPNALAELNSLSFN; translated from the coding sequence ATGGGTCGTTTGGCCCAGCTCGCCGTCAATCCGCAGGGAACCAGCCGGGAGGAGATCTACCTCGCGGTCGCCTCGCTCTACCGCATCCAGGGAACCGGCCTCAACGAGCGCGAGCGCGCTCTGATGCACGAAATCCTGCGCCGCCTGACCCGCGACGTCGAGATGGCGATCCGCATCGCGCTGGCCGAGCGGCTGGCCGACGACACCACGGCGCCGCACGATCTCATCCTCCTTCTGGCCGACGACAAGATCGAGGTCGCCCGCCCCCTGCTGCTGCGCAGCCCGCTGCTGACCGACGCCGATGTGCTGCGCCTGCTCGCCGCGGCGAGCGAGGCGCATTACGAGGCGGTCGCGGCCCGCGCCCATATCGGCGAGCCGGTCACCGAGCTGCTCGCCAGAAGCGAAGCCGAGCCGGTGCTGGTCGCGCTGGTGCGCAACGCCACCGCCAAGATATCGACGCTCGCCTTCGAGACCCTGGTCGAGAAATCGCGCCGGCTGGAGAGCCTGCACGAGCCCTTGACGCATCGCCCCGACCTGCCGCCGGTGCTGGCGGCGCGGATGTGCGAATGGGTCGCCGACGCGCTCAAGACCTATATCGTCGCGAACTACAGGATCGCCCCCGAGCGGCTGTCCACCGCGCTGACGCAGGCCGAGACCGTGGTCACGTCCGAGCCGGCGGCGCCGCGCACGCCGCCCGCCGAGAGCGCGCAGAAGCTGATCGACAAGCTCGCCTCGTCGGGACAGTTGAAGGCCGGTTTCCTGCTGCGCGTGCTGCACCAGGGCCAGTCGGACCTGTTCGACCTGGCGCTGGCCAAGCTGGTCAACATGCCGCTGGCGGAGCTGCGCCACAAATTCTATGACGGCGGCCCGCGCGCGGTGGCGCTGGCCTGCCGCGGCGTCGGCATCGATCGCTGCGTGTTCAACACCGTGTTCAACCTGTCGCGCCAGGCGCGCAATCTGCGCGCGGCGCTGAGCCCCGCCGACCTGGCGGAGGTCGAACGGGTGTTCGCCACCACGACCAAACCCAACGCGCTGGCGGAACTGAACAGCCTGAGCTTCAACTAG
- the moaA gene encoding GTP 3',8-cyclase MoaA yields the protein MIDPFGRTISYLRISVTDRCDFRCVYCMTEHMTFLPKAEVLSLEEIERLALAFVAKGVQRLRITGGEPLVRRNVMRLFERLGREIGRSNLKEITLTTNGSQLARHARDLKAAGVRRVNVSLDTRDPDKFRAITRWGTLGPVLDGIDAADAAGLKVKINTVALKGVNEDEIEDMVRWAHGRGFDLTLIETMPLGEIDGDRVGQYLPLSLVRARLAKSFTLAETDYRTGGPARYARVIETGGRLGFITPLTHNFCESCNRVRLTCTGQLYMCLGQDDSADLRAALRATPDDALLDAAIDEAIGRKPKGHDFVIDRRHAAPALARHMSTTGG from the coding sequence ATGATCGATCCGTTCGGCCGCACCATTTCCTATCTGCGCATCTCGGTGACGGACCGCTGCGACTTCCGCTGCGTCTATTGCATGACGGAGCACATGACCTTCCTGCCCAAGGCCGAGGTGCTAAGCCTGGAGGAGATCGAGCGGCTGGCGCTCGCCTTCGTCGCCAAGGGCGTGCAGCGGCTGCGCATCACCGGCGGCGAGCCGCTGGTCCGGCGCAACGTCATGCGCCTGTTCGAGCGGCTGGGACGCGAGATCGGCAGATCGAACCTCAAAGAGATCACGCTGACGACGAATGGCAGCCAGCTCGCGCGCCACGCCCGCGACCTGAAAGCGGCGGGCGTCCGGCGCGTCAATGTTTCGCTGGATACGCGCGATCCGGACAAGTTCCGCGCCATCACGCGCTGGGGGACTCTGGGGCCGGTCCTGGACGGCATCGATGCCGCGGACGCCGCCGGCCTCAAGGTCAAGATCAACACGGTGGCGCTCAAGGGCGTCAATGAGGACGAGATCGAGGATATGGTCCGCTGGGCTCATGGGCGCGGCTTCGACCTGACTCTGATCGAGACCATGCCGCTGGGCGAGATCGACGGCGATCGCGTCGGCCAGTACCTGCCGCTGTCGCTGGTGCGGGCGCGGCTGGCGAAGAGCTTCACCTTGGCCGAGACCGACTACCGCACCGGCGGGCCGGCGCGCTATGCGCGGGTGATCGAGACCGGCGGGCGGCTCGGCTTCATCACGCCGCTGACGCACAATTTCTGCGAGAGCTGCAACCGCGTGCGGCTGACCTGCACCGGGCAGCTCTATATGTGCCTGGGCCAGGACGACAGCGCCGATCTGCGCGCGGCGCTGCGGGCGACGCCGGACGACGCGCTGCTCGACGCCGCGATCGACGAGGCGATCGGGCGCAAGCCCAAGGGGCACGATTTCGTCATCGACCGGCGGCACGCCGCGCCAGCGCTCGCCCGCCACATGTCGACGACGGGCGGCTGA
- a CDS encoding NAD kinase: MAPALHFVAAAAPDAQAALEILRGRYRDAGADKADIVVALGGDGFMLQTLHTFMPAKKPIYGMNLGSVGFLMNEYHEDDLEERLGKAESALLHPLRMRATGPSGTIDALAFNEVSLLRQTRQAAKLRILVDDTVRIAELICDGILVSTPAGSTAYNLSAHGPILPIDADLLALTPISAFRPRRWRGALLPHRAHVRFEILEAAKRPVSAVADDLEARDVSIVDVAEDRSVGVTMLFDAGHSLDERILAEQFVD; encoded by the coding sequence ATGGCCCCTGCCCTGCACTTCGTCGCCGCCGCGGCGCCCGACGCGCAAGCCGCGCTTGAAATCCTGCGCGGGCGCTATCGCGACGCGGGCGCCGACAAGGCGGACATCGTGGTCGCGCTGGGCGGCGACGGGTTCATGCTGCAGACGCTGCATACTTTCATGCCGGCCAAGAAGCCGATCTACGGGATGAACCTCGGCTCGGTCGGCTTCCTGATGAACGAATATCACGAGGACGATCTGGAGGAGCGGCTGGGCAAGGCGGAATCCGCCCTGCTCCATCCCCTGCGCATGCGCGCCACGGGGCCGAGCGGAACGATCGACGCGCTCGCCTTCAACGAGGTCTCGCTGCTGCGCCAGACGCGGCAGGCCGCCAAGCTGCGCATCCTGGTCGACGATACGGTGCGCATCGCCGAACTGATCTGCGACGGCATCCTGGTGTCCACGCCGGCGGGAAGCACCGCCTACAATCTTTCGGCGCATGGCCCGATCCTGCCGATCGACGCCGATCTCCTGGCGCTGACGCCGATCAGCGCCTTCCGCCCGCGCCGCTGGCGGGGCGCGCTCCTGCCGCACCGGGCCCATGTGCGGTTCGAGATCCTGGAAGCGGCCAAGCGGCCGGTCAGCGCGGTGGCGGACGATCTGGAGGCGCGCGACGTCAGCATCGTGGACGTGGCGGAGGACCGCTCGGTGGGCGTGACCATGCTGTTCGACGCCGGCCACAGCCTGGATGAACGAATCCTTGCCGAACAGTTCGTCGATTAA
- a CDS encoding response regulator, whose amino-acid sequence MSGYRFDRLKVLVVDDSQHMRKLVVTILQAFGVVQVSEATDGESAWKVLRDANPDVIVMDWMLPGMTGIDVVKMVRTSSQTPNPFVPIIMLTGYTQLDHVRKARDAGANEFLAKPVSVKAVMSRLVAVIEHPRPYVRTKAYFGPCRRRRGKEEYRGPERRASAYEAADAE is encoded by the coding sequence ATGAGCGGCTATCGTTTCGATCGATTGAAGGTTCTGGTTGTCGACGACAGCCAGCATATGCGCAAGCTCGTCGTGACGATCCTGCAGGCCTTCGGCGTCGTCCAGGTCTCCGAGGCGACCGACGGCGAGAGCGCCTGGAAGGTGCTGCGCGACGCCAATCCCGACGTGATCGTGATGGACTGGATGCTGCCGGGGATGACCGGCATCGACGTCGTCAAGATGGTGCGCACGTCGAGCCAGACGCCCAATCCCTTCGTGCCGATCATCATGCTGACCGGCTACACCCAGCTCGACCATGTGCGAAAGGCGCGCGACGCGGGCGCCAACGAGTTCCTCGCCAAGCCGGTTTCGGTGAAGGCGGTGATGTCGCGCCTGGTCGCGGTGATCGAGCATCCCAGGCCTTACGTCCGCACCAAGGCCTATTTCGGTCCCTGCCGCCGCCGGCGCGGCAAGGAAGAGTATCGCGGGCCGGAACGCCGGGCCTCGGCCTATGAGGCCGCAGATGCCGAATAG
- a CDS encoding Hpt domain-containing protein codes for MARQLPIEIFMPPNILKAKVGSAIGGIDMAAVKRAEAAMETLRVEFNDWLADDVAKLGEWRDRYESAPTAEAREGLFRAAHDLKGQAETFEFPLIARVAGSLTRLIDQTKPAADIPLGLIDAHVAAIRVIFRDKIKTATDKTALVLADELDARVSEAVE; via the coding sequence ATGGCACGCCAGCTCCCGATCGAAATCTTCATGCCGCCGAACATCCTCAAGGCCAAGGTCGGCAGCGCCATCGGCGGCATCGACATGGCGGCGGTCAAGCGCGCCGAGGCCGCGATGGAGACCCTGCGCGTCGAGTTCAACGACTGGCTCGCGGACGACGTGGCCAAGCTGGGCGAATGGCGCGACCGCTATGAGAGCGCGCCCACCGCCGAGGCGCGCGAGGGCCTGTTCCGCGCGGCGCACGACCTGAAGGGCCAGGCCGAGACCTTCGAGTTTCCGCTGATCGCGCGCGTCGCGGGATCGCTGACGCGGCTGATCGACCAGACCAAGCCGGCGGCCGACATACCGCTCGGCCTGATCGACGCCCATGTCGCGGCGATCCGCGTCATCTTCCGCGACAAGATCAAGACGGCGACCGACAAGACGGCGCTGGTGCTGGCGGACGAACTCGACGCGCGGGTGAGCGAAGCGGTCGAGTAG
- a CDS encoding MFS transporter has protein sequence MRAAIVSVSAVIVCIFFIQIANGLQTSLLGVRAGIEAFPAWTIGVVMASYYVGYSAAPLTSHAVIGRAGHVTTMWLGAIGAALAIAAHAFLVAAVAWAVLRLASGFALSSLYVGAESWIHERVVNEQRGRVFSIYMVVQMIAMTGSQLLLSLGDPGSAWPFLLAAVLFLAGGVPVVVARRTAPKGAPPEPLHIGNLFRLSPLGATVTVIAGVSWSIVFTFGPVYAQKSGFDLQQVSLFMAVAMIGGALVQFPMGWLSDAMGRRLTIALMSAGGIAVALFGLWANGASDLARFAASALTGGLVFPMYAISAAHTNDAVAPQNRVAAAAGLILLFGIGSIVGPLLSGGAVTALGTGGYYTVLAIASAFSLAAAAAAR, from the coding sequence ATGCGCGCCGCCATTGTCTCCGTCTCCGCCGTCATCGTCTGCATCTTCTTCATCCAGATCGCGAACGGCCTGCAGACCAGCCTGCTCGGCGTGCGCGCCGGGATCGAGGCCTTTCCCGCCTGGACCATCGGCGTCGTCATGGCGAGTTATTACGTCGGCTACTCCGCCGCGCCCTTGACCAGCCATGCCGTCATCGGACGGGCCGGGCATGTCACCACGATGTGGCTCGGCGCCATCGGAGCGGCGCTCGCCATTGCCGCGCACGCATTCCTGGTCGCGGCCGTCGCCTGGGCGGTGTTGCGGCTCGCGTCCGGCTTCGCGCTTTCGAGCCTCTATGTCGGCGCCGAGAGCTGGATCCATGAGCGCGTCGTCAACGAGCAGCGCGGCCGGGTCTTCAGCATCTACATGGTCGTGCAGATGATCGCGATGACGGGATCGCAGCTCCTGCTCAGCCTCGGCGATCCGGGCAGTGCCTGGCCGTTCCTGCTGGCCGCGGTCCTCTTCCTTGCCGGCGGCGTTCCCGTCGTCGTCGCGCGCCGCACCGCGCCCAAGGGCGCGCCGCCCGAGCCGCTGCACATCGGCAACCTGTTCCGCCTCTCGCCGCTCGGCGCGACGGTCACCGTCATCGCCGGGGTGAGCTGGTCCATCGTCTTCACCTTCGGGCCCGTCTATGCGCAGAAGAGCGGCTTCGACCTGCAGCAGGTGAGCCTCTTCATGGCCGTCGCGATGATCGGCGGCGCCTTGGTTCAGTTCCCGATGGGCTGGCTGTCGGATGCGATGGGCCGCCGCCTCACCATCGCGCTGATGTCGGCCGGCGGCATCGCCGTCGCGTTGTTCGGCTTGTGGGCGAACGGCGCGAGCGATCTGGCGCGCTTCGCCGCCTCGGCTTTGACCGGCGGCCTGGTCTTCCCGATGTATGCGATCTCCGCCGCCCACACGAACGACGCCGTGGCGCCGCAGAACCGTGTTGCCGCAGCGGCAGGATTGATCCTTCTGTTCGGCATCGGCTCGATCGTCGGACCGCTCCTGAGCGGCGGCGCCGTAACGGCACTCGGCACCGGCGGCTACTACACCGTGCTCGCGATCGCCTCGGCCTTCAGCTTGGCGGCGGCCGCGGCGGCTCGCTAG
- a CDS encoding HIT family protein: MSSFTLHPRLAADTAFVADWTLSRILLMNDARYRWLILVPRRADAVELSDLDAADRATLTEEIAAASQILRRLTGAHKINIGALGNLVPQLHVHIVARGPGDPAWPGPVWGHSPAVPYDATARDAFIAQFVNAR; the protein is encoded by the coding sequence ATGTCCTCCTTCACCCTCCATCCCCGCCTCGCCGCCGACACCGCCTTCGTCGCCGACTGGACGCTCTCGCGCATCCTGCTCATGAACGACGCCCGTTATCGCTGGCTGATCCTGGTGCCGCGCCGCGCCGATGCCGTCGAGTTGTCCGATCTCGACGCCGCCGACCGCGCGACGCTGACCGAGGAAATCGCCGCCGCGTCGCAAATCCTCAGGCGCCTCACCGGCGCACACAAGATCAACATCGGTGCGCTCGGCAATCTGGTGCCGCAATTGCACGTCCATATCGTGGCGCGCGGGCCTGGCGATCCGGCCTGGCCCGGCCCGGTCTGGGGCCATAGCCCCGCCGTCCCTTACGACGCCACGGCCCGCGACGCCTTCATCGCGCAATTCGTGAACGCGCGTTAA
- the thiO gene encoding glycine oxidase ThiO, with protein MKVVIIGAGVAGLGIGWRLRQAGADVTILERGQPAMGATWASAGMLAVAGENAEGDNPEADFARQASALWPDFARDVEAASGLEIDYRRNGALLVARDRSEVDSLIARPGAGYLTPDETRAMEPMLSPDIAGAAWAPDEAQVDSRLLGQALTRAFLRAGGTLSVNEAAIRVDVRDDDVHALHTPFHRYEADAFILSAGPWSGGLDGLPPDALPPVKPVKGEMIAVAPPPGARLPERVIWGNGVYLVPRRDRLLIGATTAEVGFDTSVTDAGTLWLSSRAIALMPSLARWEVIERWAGLRPGSPDGLPILGASSVRRLFVATGQYRNGILFAPAVAQNMSRLVLERAAGISAFDPRRFRKGQGQA; from the coding sequence ATGAAGGTCGTCATCATCGGCGCCGGCGTTGCCGGATTGGGGATCGGCTGGCGGCTGAGGCAGGCCGGCGCCGACGTCACCATCCTGGAACGCGGCCAGCCCGCCATGGGCGCGACCTGGGCCTCGGCCGGCATGCTCGCCGTCGCCGGCGAAAACGCGGAAGGTGACAATCCCGAGGCCGATTTCGCCCGCCAGGCCAGTGCTTTGTGGCCGGACTTTGCCAGGGACGTGGAAGCCGCTTCCGGGCTCGAGATCGACTATCGCCGCAACGGCGCCTTGCTGGTGGCTCGCGACCGGAGCGAGGTCGACAGCCTCATCGCGCGGCCCGGCGCCGGATACCTGACGCCCGACGAAACCCGGGCAATGGAACCGATGTTGTCACCAGACATCGCAGGCGCGGCCTGGGCGCCGGACGAAGCCCAGGTCGACAGCCGCCTGCTGGGTCAGGCGCTGACCCGCGCCTTCCTCCGCGCCGGCGGCACGCTCAGCGTCAACGAAGCGGCTATTCGCGTCGACGTACGGGATGACGACGTCCACGCCCTCCACACTCCGTTCCACCGCTACGAGGCCGACGCCTTCATCCTCTCCGCCGGACCCTGGTCGGGCGGGCTCGACGGCCTGCCGCCCGATGCGCTCCCGCCGGTCAAGCCGGTCAAGGGCGAGATGATCGCCGTCGCGCCGCCCCCGGGCGCCCGCCTGCCCGAGCGCGTCATCTGGGGCAACGGCGTCTATCTCGTCCCGCGCCGGGACCGCCTCCTGATCGGCGCCACGACCGCCGAGGTCGGCTTCGACACCAGCGTGACCGACGCGGGCACGCTGTGGTTGTCGAGCCGCGCCATCGCCCTGATGCCGTCGCTTGCGCGCTGGGAGGTGATCGAGCGCTGGGCCGGCCTTCGGCCCGGCTCGCCCGACGGGCTGCCGATCCTCGGCGCGTCCTCGGTGCGTCGTCTGTTCGTTGCAACCGGCCAGTATCGCAACGGCATCCTCTTTGCACCGGCCGTGGCCCAGAACATGTCTCGTCTTGTTCTGGAACGCGCGGCCGGCATTTCCGCCTTCGATCCGCGGCGCTTCCGGAAGGGACAGGGACAGGCGTGA
- a CDS encoding CDP-alcohol phosphatidyltransferase family protein encodes MLDSLLRRHLDGPLAPAAAWLSARKVRGWTLTVSAFLCSAVAMLDIGHRDYLLGLALLALAGAFDSLDGPVARREGATPFGAYLDLVLSVIAAAGIAFAFALAAPDRALAAMFLMLGLVARTAALAGTLAAAPWAPVLIGKTELFVAFALACLLPDWFSIIAYLVGTLCFVAAGSRVAAVAAQQP; translated from the coding sequence ATGCTCGACAGTCTCCTTCGCCGCCACCTCGACGGCCCGCTCGCGCCCGCGGCGGCGTGGCTTTCGGCGCGCAAGGTCCGCGGTTGGACGCTGACGGTCTCGGCCTTCCTCTGCAGCGCCGTCGCGATGCTCGACATCGGCCACCGGGATTACCTGCTGGGTCTCGCCCTCCTCGCGCTGGCCGGTGCGTTCGACAGTCTCGACGGTCCCGTCGCCCGCAGGGAAGGCGCCACGCCCTTCGGCGCTTATCTCGATCTCGTCCTCTCCGTGATCGCCGCGGCGGGAATCGCTTTCGCCTTTGCGCTGGCCGCGCCCGACCGGGCGCTGGCGGCGATGTTCCTGATGCTGGGTCTCGTCGCACGCACCGCGGCGCTGGCCGGCACGCTCGCGGCGGCCCCCTGGGCGCCTGTCCTCATCGGCAAGACCGAGCTCTTCGTCGCCTTTGCGCTCGCCTGCCTCCTGCCGGACTGGTTCAGCATCATCGCCTATCTCGTTGGAACGCTGTGCTTTGTCGCGGCGGGAAGCCGCGTGGCGGCCGTCGCGGCGCAACAGCCATGA
- the ggt gene encoding gamma-glutamyltransferase: MAVGMVANTAFGEIGRGDRYSGAKWATRSPVLGQHGMAATAVPAASLVAIDILKKGGSAVDAAIAANATLGLMEPVSNGIGGDLFAIVWDPKTKKLYGYNGSGRAAQGRDLALMIAKVKAVDAELGVPYDAHIPKYGSLAVTVPGAVDGWGALHARFGKLSLAEDLAPAIAYAKNGFAVTQLVSLYWRGNMKAFAKAGAMLEEFDNARATYLIDGKAPVEGQIFRNPDLAHTLEIIAKGGRDAFYKGEIAHRIDAYFRRIGGDLRYEDFASHHGEWVEPLGVNYRGYDVYELPPNSQGAAVLQMLQILKGFDLKKMGAGSADAVTAMLEAKRLTYEDLAKWYADPAFAHVPMKELLSDRYADARRKLIDLARASTEVGPGDPRLEQGDTTYFTTADKDGMMVSLIQSNYRGMGSGLVADHMGFVFHDRGELFSLDPRAANVYAPGKRPFQTIIPGFVMKDGAPFMAFGLMGGDMQPQGHVQVLTDIIDFGMNVQEAGDAARWYHTGGSEVTGERPTGNVVEMETGFDPAVKAELARRGYTVRPGTGAFGGYQAIMFDAKNRVYWGGSEMRKDGMAIGY; encoded by the coding sequence ATGGCAGTTGGTATGGTTGCGAATACCGCGTTCGGCGAGATCGGACGCGGCGACCGCTATTCGGGGGCGAAATGGGCGACGCGCTCCCCGGTGCTCGGCCAGCACGGCATGGCGGCGACGGCGGTGCCGGCGGCGTCGCTGGTCGCCATCGATATCCTGAAGAAGGGCGGCAGCGCGGTGGATGCCGCCATCGCGGCCAATGCGACGCTGGGCCTGATGGAGCCGGTGTCGAACGGGATCGGCGGCGATCTGTTCGCCATCGTGTGGGATCCCAAGACCAAGAAGCTCTACGGCTATAACGGCTCGGGCCGCGCCGCGCAGGGGCGCGATCTCGCCCTGATGATCGCCAAGGTGAAGGCGGTCGATGCCGAGCTGGGCGTGCCCTACGACGCGCATATCCCCAAATACGGATCGCTGGCGGTGACGGTGCCGGGCGCGGTCGACGGCTGGGGCGCGCTGCATGCGCGGTTCGGCAAGCTGAGCCTGGCCGAAGACCTGGCGCCGGCCATCGCCTATGCGAAGAACGGCTTTGCCGTGACGCAGCTCGTGTCGCTCTATTGGCGGGGCAACATGAAGGCCTTCGCCAAGGCCGGTGCGATGCTGGAGGAGTTCGACAATGCGCGGGCGACCTATCTGATCGACGGCAAGGCGCCGGTCGAGGGGCAGATTTTCCGCAATCCCGATCTCGCCCACACGCTGGAGATCATCGCCAAGGGCGGGCGCGACGCGTTCTACAAGGGCGAGATCGCGCACCGGATCGACGCCTATTTCCGGCGCATCGGCGGCGATCTGCGCTACGAAGATTTCGCGTCGCATCACGGCGAATGGGTCGAGCCCCTGGGCGTGAACTATCGCGGCTATGACGTCTACGAGCTGCCGCCCAACAGCCAGGGCGCGGCGGTGCTGCAGATGCTGCAGATATTGAAGGGCTTCGACCTGAAGAAAATGGGCGCCGGATCGGCCGATGCGGTGACGGCGATGCTGGAGGCCAAACGGCTGACCTATGAAGACCTGGCCAAATGGTACGCCGATCCGGCCTTCGCCCATGTGCCGATGAAGGAGCTTTTGTCGGACCGCTATGCGGACGCGCGGCGCAAGCTGATCGACCTTGCGCGCGCCAGCACGGAGGTCGGGCCGGGCGATCCGCGCCTGGAACAGGGCGACACGACCTATTTCACCACCGCCGACAAGGACGGGATGATGGTCTCGCTCATCCAGTCGAATTATCGCGGCATGGGATCGGGGCTGGTGGCCGACCATATGGGCTTCGTGTTCCACGACCGGGGCGAGCTGTTCTCGCTCGATCCGCGCGCGGCCAACGTCTACGCGCCGGGTAAGCGGCCGTTCCAGACGATCATTCCGGGCTTCGTGATGAAGGACGGCGCGCCCTTCATGGCGTTCGGGCTGATGGGCGGGGACATGCAGCCGCAAGGCCATGTCCAGGTGCTGACCGACATCATCGATTTCGGGATGAACGTGCAGGAGGCGGGCGACGCGGCGCGCTGGTACCACACCGGCGGCAGCGAAGTGACAGGCGAGCGGCCCACCGGCAATGTCGTGGAGATGGAGACGGGCTTCGATCCGGCCGTGAAGGCGGAACTGGCGCGGCGCGGCTATACGGTGCGGCCCGGCACGGGCGCGTTCGGCGGCTATCAGGCGATAATGTTCGACGCCAAGAACCGCGTCTATTGGGGCGGGAGCGAGATGCGCAAGGACGGGATGGCGATCGGGTATTAA
- a CDS encoding AbrB/MazE/SpoVT family DNA-binding domain-containing protein, protein MKTFAVKINSKLQITLPKEAMCHLGLPNGGQLVYEKKPGGRMILRAATAKKASRKL, encoded by the coding sequence ATGAAGACCTTCGCCGTGAAGATCAATTCCAAACTTCAAATCACGCTGCCGAAGGAAGCGATGTGCCATCTGGGACTGCCGAATGGCGGCCAGTTGGTCTACGAGAAGAAGCCAGGCGGACGCATGATCCTACGGGCTGCGACAGCGAAAAAAGCTTCTCGAAAGCTTTAA
- a CDS encoding cytochrome c oxidase assembly protein, translated as MSAPALARTRSDWPLYGAVLAAGAALDAACRFFPAQLPPWMPWEFSWPVYLATVLSLVWFAKGWTRVAPPQRPSLWRAASFVAGILSFYIVLQTHIDYWAQHMFFVHRAAHFVLHHAGAFLIALGASGPVLRAGMPAALHPILDAKPLRRTVDVLQHPAVAPILFVGLLYFWLLPAIHTRVMLDANLYALMNWTMAINGVMFWSLVLDPRPKPPARLSHLMRGAMILVIELPQMVLGAILSLSTADFYPVYEICGRILPMTALNDQHYGGLIIWLPGTLTSFAAMIVVLVTMRLNEEEAERRGAAEPTTPSTGSRHGDIIIG; from the coding sequence ATGTCCGCCCCGGCCCTTGCCCGAACCCGCTCCGATTGGCCGCTTTATGGCGCCGTGCTCGCCGCCGGAGCCGCGCTCGACGCGGCGTGCCGCTTCTTCCCGGCGCAGCTTCCGCCCTGGATGCCGTGGGAGTTTTCCTGGCCGGTCTATCTCGCGACCGTGCTTTCATTGGTCTGGTTCGCAAAGGGCTGGACGCGCGTCGCGCCGCCGCAGCGGCCCTCGCTCTGGCGCGCCGCAAGCTTCGTCGCCGGCATCCTCTCCTTCTACATCGTGCTCCAGACCCATATCGATTATTGGGCGCAGCACATGTTCTTCGTCCACCGCGCCGCGCATTTCGTGCTGCACCACGCCGGCGCCTTCCTGATCGCGCTGGGCGCGTCCGGCCCCGTCCTGCGCGCCGGCATGCCGGCGGCGCTTCATCCGATCCTCGACGCCAAGCCGCTGCGCCGCACGGTCGATGTCCTGCAGCATCCCGCCGTGGCGCCGATCCTGTTCGTCGGCCTTCTCTATTTCTGGCTCCTGCCCGCGATCCACACCCGCGTGATGCTGGACGCGAACCTCTACGCGCTGATGAACTGGACGATGGCGATCAACGGCGTGATGTTCTGGTCGCTGGTGCTCGATCCGCGCCCCAAGCCGCCGGCGCGGCTCAGCCATCTCATGCGGGGCGCGATGATCCTGGTCATCGAGCTGCCGCAGATGGTCCTGGGCGCGATCCTGTCGCTGTCGACCGCCGATTTCTATCCGGTCTACGAGATCTGCGGCCGCATCCTGCCGATGACGGCGCTGAACGACCAGCACTATGGCGGCCTGATCATCTGGCTGCCCGGCACGCTGACGAGCTTCGCCGCGATGATCGTCGTCCTTGTCACCATGCGCCTGAACGAAGAGGAGGCCGAGCGGCGAGGGGCGGCTGAGCCCACAACGCCATCGACTGGATCGAGACACGGCGATATAATTATCGGATGA
- a CDS encoding SCO family protein, whose translation MKIAPALAVLLLAVLAACGRQDQAFHATDVTGALPALDLTLTRANDGREVRAADYRGKVAILYFGYTQCPDICPTTLANLSDMLQKLGPRAGDVRVLFVTVDPNRDTLPALKGYVASFGPEIDGMRGTPDELTALARRYRVAFSVTPGPPYEVMHSNAVFFFDRTGRARLVSMDVSKAEDVAADVRRLME comes from the coding sequence ATGAAGATCGCCCCTGCCCTCGCCGTGCTCCTGCTCGCGGTCCTGGCCGCCTGCGGACGGCAGGACCAGGCATTTCACGCCACCGACGTGACGGGCGCCCTGCCCGCGCTGGACCTGACGCTGACGCGCGCCAATGACGGACGCGAGGTCCGCGCCGCCGACTATCGCGGCAAGGTCGCGATCCTCTATTTCGGCTACACGCAATGCCCGGACATCTGTCCGACGACGCTGGCCAATCTTTCGGACATGCTCCAGAAGCTCGGTCCCCGCGCCGGCGACGTGCGCGTGCTGTTCGTCACCGTCGATCCGAACCGCGACACGCTGCCGGCGCTGAAGGGCTATGTGGCGTCGTTCGGGCCTGAGATCGACGGCATGCGCGGAACGCCGGACGAGCTGACAGCGCTGGCGCGGCGCTATCGCGTGGCGTTCAGCGTGACGCCGGGACCGCCCTATGAGGTGATGCATTCCAACGCGGTGTTCTTCTTCGACCGAACCGGCCGGGCAAGGCTGGTGTCGATGGATGTGAGCAAGGCTGAGGATGTCGCGGCGGATGTGCGAAGGTTGATGGAATAG